Proteins from one Chitinophagales bacterium genomic window:
- a CDS encoding RNA polymerase sigma factor RpoD/SigA: MRQLKITKSITNRESQSIEKYLQEIGKEDLLTAEEEVDLAQRIKQGEQAALEKLTRANLRFVVSVAKQYQNNNLSLNDLINEGNLGLVKAAQRFDETKGFKFISYAVWWIRQSIIQALAEQSRLVRLPLNKVGSLSKINKAFSELEQKYEREPSASELSSILEMGAEEIETTMRVASRPSSIDAPFSDGETGSLLDVLENTQADVADENMTYSDSLRVECERALSTLTERERGVIKLFFGIGIQHPMTLEDIGEHFDLTRERVRQIKDKAINKLRSTSRSGALKAYLCQ, encoded by the coding sequence ATGAGACAACTGAAAATCACCAAATCCATTACCAACAGAGAAAGCCAATCCATTGAAAAATACCTACAGGAAATTGGCAAAGAAGATTTGCTTACCGCAGAAGAAGAAGTAGATTTAGCACAAAGAATCAAGCAAGGAGAGCAAGCAGCCCTTGAAAAACTAACGAGAGCTAATCTGCGCTTCGTTGTATCTGTAGCCAAGCAATATCAAAACAACAATCTTTCCCTCAACGACTTAATCAACGAAGGGAATCTGGGTTTGGTTAAAGCAGCTCAAAGATTTGATGAAACAAAAGGCTTTAAATTTATTTCCTATGCCGTTTGGTGGATTCGCCAGTCTATTATACAGGCTTTGGCCGAACAATCAAGACTGGTTCGATTGCCATTGAACAAAGTGGGTTCACTTTCTAAGATCAATAAAGCATTTTCTGAGCTTGAACAAAAGTATGAACGTGAACCTTCTGCAAGTGAATTGTCAAGTATTTTAGAAATGGGTGCCGAAGAAATCGAAACAACCATGCGTGTTGCTTCCCGTCCATCATCTATTGACGCACCATTCTCAGATGGGGAAACCGGTTCACTATTAGATGTGCTGGAAAACACACAAGCAGACGTTGCGGACGAGAATATGACCTATAGTGATTCTCTGCGTGTAGAATGTGAAAGAGCTTTATCTACGCTTACTGAGAGAGAAAGAGGTGTAATTAAACTGTTCTTTGGAATAGGCATACAGCACCCAATGACTTTAGAAGATATAGGAGAGCATTTTGACCTGACCAGAGAGCGCGTACGTCAAATTAAAGACAAGGCGATCAACAAGCTGCGCTCCACTTCCAGAAGTGGTGCCTTGAAAGCTTATTTGTGTCAATAG